In the genome of Nycticebus coucang isolate mNycCou1 chromosome 12, mNycCou1.pri, whole genome shotgun sequence, the window tggaaagatgtttggagaacacttagagatctaaaaacagatctgccatccaatcctataattcctctactaggtatatacccagaagaccaaaaatcacattataacaaagatatttgtaccagaatgtttattgcagcccaattcataattgctaagtcatggaaaaagcccaagtgcccatcgatccacgaatggattaataaattgtggtatatgtacaccatggagtattatgcagccttaaagaaagatggagactttgcctctttcatgtttacatggatggagctggaacatattcttcttagtaaagtatctcaagaatggaagaagaagtatccaatgtacttagccctaccataaaactaatttatggctttcacatgaaagctataacccagttataacctaagaatagggggaagagatagagggaggggagggtggggggaggataggcgggaaggtgattggtgggattacacctgtggtgcaaaaaatatatatatatatatatataaaatctccaagtaaagatgtttttaaaaatcagggggGAAAAGGTAATAATAGGAAAAGGACTTTATTTCTTTACCTCGCTATCTTTTTTAAGAGTGTCACTGGACTTTGTGTCTTCTTTTAGAGGAGTTTTGGCTGATTCTCTAAAGACCTTGGAAGGCAGTCCATGGTACTTAATTGACAAACACCAGGTAAAAATAGTAGAATTTGTGTTAACCACATCATTCTCACAGGAGTCAAAGAGCACCAGGGATCTAGATCACTGAAAAATGTTAGAGGTTTATCCAGGTCAATTTAATGAACTTATTCCATTCTACTGTAAAGTTGGAGCAACTCTAATCCAGTCATCGGGTGATAACATCTCTTCTCAACACTCTCCTCAGAGCCTTAGCTACATCCTTATTCCTAAGAGTATAAATCAGAGGATTTAGTGTGGGAGTAATGATGCTGTAGAACACAGAACCAACTTTGTCTTGCAATGGAGTGCGCTGAGAACTTGGTCTCATGTATGAGAAGATGCAGGCACCAAACCAGATGGAAACCACAATCAAGTGAGAGCTGCAAGTGGCAAAGGCATTTCTCTTACTCCCAGCTGAACGCATATGAATGACACTGTGGAGAATGATGGCATAGGATGTAGAAACCAGTAaaatagggagaaggaggagaaggataCTGCTGATATACACTGTGGTCTCATAAACAGAGATGTCACCACATACCAACTTCACAACAGCTGGGAACTCACAGTAGAAGTGGCGGATTTTCCGAGCCCCACAGAAAGGGAAGCACATCAAGGTCACTGTGTAAATGAGGGAGTTCATGGATGCCCCTAACCATGACATAACAGCCATTATCAGTCCCACCTTTTTGTTCATGAGCACAGTATAACGCAGTGGATGGCAGATGGCAACATAGCGGTCATAGGACATGAGAGCTAGGAGAAGACACTCAGCACCACCCACGGACAAGTAGAGGAAGTGCTGGGCTGCACAGCCCACAAAAGAGATGGACTTCGTGCCCGAGAGGTAGTTAGACGCCATCTTGGGGATGGTTGTGAAGACATGTAGCAGGTCCATGAGGGAGAGCTGGCTGAGTAGGAAGTACATCGGTGTATGAAGCCAGGGATCAGCGCAGATGAGGAAAATGGTGAGTGTGTTGCCACTCACTGCAATCAGGAAGACCACCATGGTCAAGGAGAACAGAAAAAGGTGGGTGAGGGAGTCATCAAAGAGCCCCTCAAGGATAAAGTCAGTCAGAGAGGTCTCATTCCTCTGCCACATGTCCCCTTTCTCAGCCCCTGAGGAAACAAAGAGAAGAGGAGATGAAGCGTTATAACAGAAATGCTGGGGTCCAGCATAACTGACAAAAAGGACTTTGGATTGAAGGAAGAATTTCTGAAgagaggttttgtttgtttgttttctatttctagttattcaaCAGCTGCAGTGATTTAGATaatcttttataaaaagaaagacacagagagCTTAAAATCTGGCATGATCACTCTGAAATTCCAGAATTCTAAACTATGTTAAGCACCAAACTTCTAGACTCATTTCTTTAAGGAAAATACATGGATATGCATGCACAGGggcatgtatatatttatgtatataactATACAACATACACAGGTTTGAGGGATTGGTTAAACCCGATAGTTTTAGGGTGTTTTACTGGGtgtcattttttcttattttatcagtGAAGACCAAAGACTCTGAACAGGTtgtacatgtacatacacatgaaataaattttgttgttgaACTTTGGTATTACACAATTGTGGAAGTTGGTTAGGCAATCTCCGCAAGGCTGTCACTTTTGTATCTGATGATGAAACTTGAAGTCCATGGAGCAAGTGGTCAAGAAGGAAAGTTGTATGTAAAGAGGGGCAGATCAAGGGCAGGCAGAAACCCACAGTATGAGCTGCAACCCACAACAGTAGAATGAAACCCATGTCAGTTCTTGCTGCCTCTGCGGCTGGTGATGTATCTTGCAGAAGCTGGAGCCTCTCTTAATGGCACTGAGTGCACACATCTAGCCCATAAATCAGAGAAGCTGAAGGGAGATCCAGAGGCCCATAAAGAAGTCACAGGCCCAGCAGCTGCTACACACCACTGATGTGATCTGCTGATCAGTAACATCTGTGTAAACTACAAAATGCCTGCTTCCCTCAGCCCCCTAAATATTTCAAGAATCTCCCCTTAGCCCACCTTAATGAGTAATAGAAACACATAAAAATGGGAATTCTTGGAAAAGTTGTTCACCCTAGCCCTAAGTCATATGTCCCCTTGTATATCTTGtgacttaaaaatatttgattaatatatgaaatattcatataaaaaCGAGGGCGAGAcaagtgcctgtagctcagtggctagggtgccggccacatacaactAGGgttgtgggttcgaatccagcccaggtctgccaagcaacaatgacaacagcaatgaagaaaatagccgggtattgtgatgggcgcctatagtcccagctacttcagaggctgaagcaagagaatgacttaagcccaagagtttgagattgctgtaagctgtgatgccacagcactctactaagggtgacagcttgagactctgtctcacaaaaaaagaaaaaaaaaaggagaaatactcATTATTATTATCTACTGAATAGATCATCCTATACAAGTGCTAACTCATTCCTTGGAGGTCAACTCCCTTTTCCCCAGTCACTTCTGTCATTGGCCAGTGGTCCCATTAACAAAGCAGCCATGGAAACAAGGATAAAGATTATGAATGGGTTCAGCAACATGAACTACCCACGAAAGCCAATCTGGCTATGGCCACTTCCGAGTTCCCAATCTGCCAACAGCTGAGATCAATACTGAGTCCCCAATATGCATCCATTTCTGAGGTGATCAGCCAGCTAATTGGTGGCCAATTGATTACATTGGACCACTTTCAACCTGGAAGGGAcagtgttcttttcttactgGAATAGACACTTAAGTCTGGATAGAAATTTACCATCCTTACCTGCAGTGCTGCTGCCAAAACTACCATTTATGGATTCACCGGATGCTTTATTCACCATAATGGTATGCATGCAGCACTGCTTCTGACCAGTGAACTCTCTTCACAGCAAACCAAGTATGGAAATGGGACCTAAGGTCATGGAATTACCTTAGGTCCTCTATTATCCTGCAACAAGTGGACTGACAGAAATGTAGAATGGCCTTTGATAGGTCAGCTAGTTGGCATTGTTTGCATTGCTGGGGCAATGTCCACCAGGATATGCTACATGCTCTAAATCTGCATCCAATTTCTGGTGCTGTTTTTCCCATAATGAGCACTCACAGGACCACAAATCAAGGGGTAGAAATGGGAGTCCTCACTTTACTCTCTGTCAGCAGAAAAGGTTTTGTGTCCCGTCCATGCACTTTTAGGTCCTGCAATTTTAGAGGTCTTAGCTCCAAAAGGAGAAATTCTTCTACTAGGTGCCACAACAATGATTCCATTTACTGAGAGTTAAGAGTGCCACCTTGCCATTTTGGGATCCTCATAGAACTGAGACAAGGCAAAGAAAGTTTCCCTATTGACTGGTCTGATTGATCCTAACTGCAAAGGGAAAATTACTGCTTCACAATGTGGATAAGGAGGAGACTTCTGGAACCAGGAGATTTTCTAGGGTGCTTCTTTGTACTCTCATATACTGTGATAAAGGTAAATAGAAAATCAGAACCCAATTCAGACAGGACTGTTGGTGGCCCAGATCCCTGAGAAATGAAGGTTCAGGTCACTCAACCAGACAAGGAACCATGACCACTGTGGACAAAGGGAATATAGAATGGGTAATGAAAGAACATAGTTATAAATACCAGCCACAAACATGTAAGCAGCTATGAAAACAAAGACTGTAATAGTTATGGGCATTTCTTCCTTacttatgtacatacatacactgATTGATCTCCTCTTCTCTGTCATTGCCTTATCTAACATAAACGGTATTAATAATTAACTCATATCACAGTATTTATGGGATATAAAAGGAGAGTATAAATAAGACAGGAATAGAATGACTTTTATCCAGAGACAAAAAAGAGGGGAACTTTAAATCCTTTTATGAGGAAAGAGGTTTATatcttcttgggaaaaggttAACATGTTTTTGGTTGGACATGGAATAGTTATTTCAGGTTAGGTGTAAGAATAACTTTAGAATTGTCTTTACTTGGAGATTAAGTATGACTTAAAGTGATGTATATGGGTGCCAAAGTAATGCATAACAAAAACACCATATTTAGGTGTCTGAAAACAAACCAGTTATGTGTCCCAGATAGACTTGAGAGCCCTCAAATTATGAAATCAGGCTGATAAAACTGGAATTGTAACATGTAATCAGCCAAACTTCCAATCTGCACTGTATTCAATTCTCACAGGAATATTGATCAGAATGAGAGCTTAAGCTCCATAGTGAAacatgactcaaaaaaaaaaaaaaaaaagcaataatgtAAACTGATCCTCCAAAATCCACCCTATCCTGCTTGGTGATTTTCCTACTAAATGTCTCACTAGATCTTCATGCATTCAAATTATCTATAACTTTTTAAAGCATACAACTCCAAACTGAATACATCCTTTAAGGTATAATTTGATCAAAGAAAAAGGCCACATCTATTATCTCTCTCCCTACTAATGCAGACTAGGATATCATCTTTCTGGCTGCCACCCCACAATGTCACCTCACACTCACTTCTTGTGGACTGAAATTCCAACTTTCCCCACTCCAATCCAGTGGAGGTATTCACACCCTTTCCTTTTACTAAGCACCCATAcacttctctcttcctcattTGTGTTCATCTTTCTCTTAGTCTCTGTAAATTTCTCACCATCTGACCCAaatctctcctcctccttcagcagCTGTCCTAATAATTTCAAATTCTGATTTGTGGCCCTTAAGTGGCTTTTATTCGCTGCCTTCTCAGGAAGTTTTCCTCATGGGCCAACCAAATATTACCTCTGACTGAAGAAATAAGCTGGTAATGACCTACCTTCTAATAAGGTTTCCCAGATATCTCAAGCCCCAATATTATCTTACCTGAAATTTCTTCTGCAGAGACTTGTGGGCAGACAAGTATAGAcatgaatgaaggaaaaataagccCACAATGACCCATGCCCCCCTGGCTACTGATGATCAAAACAAGCCTTTGCTGAGGTCCTCATCAGTCTTTCTAAGCCTGGACATCTCCATTTACTGTGGGATAGGATAGAAGGATTGCCCCAATACAGTCATCCTTGTCTACACTAATTACCCTAGTGACATAGTAGCACCAGGAGCAACAGGAAATTCATGTGTTCAAATGTTGAGCTCCATCAGCACATATCAGGACAGATTAAGTACCAGAACTTCTCTAGCATCTAGTAGTTGGGCCTTTGAATCAAGTATATGCatctctgtctctaaatatatcTGAGTCAAGGCTTCATCTCAGTATGAGAGCTTGGGCAATAAAATGTCCAAGAAGGACATTTTAAGAAGGTAAATTTAATATCACCTTAATTATCAGTGTGTccagaagcaaaagaaaatctatttagATTTTCTGTTATTTGGGATCACTCAAGGCACTCTCTTCTTAGCTTTATAGCTCCTTCCCTAGTTAATAAGATATATATTTGGCTTATGAAGTTATGCCCTGCAAGGGCTTCCTAACTACATCAATGTTTCCTCAACAGTAATCACGGGCTAGAATGAGAATAGACTTGATCTGATGTAAGCCAATCATGGAAAAGGAGCACCACTTGTGAGAGATAAAACATCTCCCTAACCCAGAAGACCTAGGATGTCAGCTGACGCAAAATGTGGATACTAAATAGATGCCATCAGGGTTTCCAACCCAGAGGACACATCTTGGATCATTTCTGGAGATCATTACTCGAGATACCAATTAGACTGTGCAGGGTACATTGACATAAGCATCCCCAAAGGCTTTACTTGGAGTTTGTTTGTAGGGGTCAGGAGAATGAGATTTGGGGGGAGTGTGACTGTGAAGATAACATGGGAATATTCTCCCCAGGGGCCAATTAATTGTAAAGACAAACAATTCCTGGAGTCCCTTGATTGATTTCGTTTTAGAACTCAGCTTTCTCTAGCTTAGAGATTTTCAATCAGTAtgccgtggcacactggtgtgccgtgagatgATGTTAGGTgctgtgaaaatgtttaaagatcattaattgtttttgaaataaattcaaagcatagtatgttcttttttaattttttatgaccTACATAATTTTAAGTGTGCCACATAAGTATAACTAATTTCAAGTGTGCcgttgagatttaaaaaaaaaaaaaaagggttgacAAACACTGTTCTAGCCCCTTTCCATCCAATCCATTTGAGAAGACAGTCTGAGAAATAAATATCCAGTCTCTTTTGCCCATAGGACacttttgagggttctccatatgcCTGTGCCATGTCATAGAAAAGACATCAAGGAATGAAAAGCAGGTAATTCTTACCCTCACTGTTAGTCCAATTTTATTGACTCTTGACATGTTATACTAACATAACACGTCAAGAGATTTCACATCTATAGTGAATAATCTGTTGTTAGTGTTATGTTATACTAACCTAACATGTCAAGAAACTTCACATACAGAAGTTTCACATACAGAAAATGGCATATCCCTACTGACCTCTTCTCCTTTACTCCCAATTCATTCTCATACCCTTCCTCTCCATTGAAAGAATATGTTGGGCTATTCTTTGTCTCCCTCTCCACTTAGATCCTTAAATGCCTTGCTTCAAGGAGTTTATCTTGTCTCTATATTGCTAtttttgctgcttctttttttgggggggggggcctaTGAAATTGTAGGAGTTCCTTATACATTTTAGCCCTTTATCTGATTTTAGCCCTTTATctgaatattagccctttatctgatagtttgcaaataatttctcccattccataggttatgttttcattttggtgTATCTTTGCTGTTCataacctttttagtttgatgtaatcccacttcattatttttcttctgattcctgCTTTTGGTGTTATACACCAAAGACATCACTGCAAAGGCCATTGTTCTGAAGGCTTTACCCCATTTTCTTCTAGGGCTTTTATAATTTCAAGACTTATATTTAAGTCATTAATTCATCTTCAGctgatttttgtgtatagtgTAAGATAAGGATCCAATTTCATTCTCTTGAATGTGAACATCCAGTTtaccatcaccatttattgacaAGGTTATCCTTTTCCTATTATGTattcttggcacccttgtcaaagaTAAGTTGACCTTATATGCCTGGGTTTATTTCCAAGCTacttattctgttccattgtttctgtgtttgttttcatgCCAGTACTGTAGCGTTTGGATTATTGTAGCTGTGGATATTTTGAAATCGGGAAGCATAATGACTGTGGCTGTGTTCTTGCTTTTGATTGTTTGGGTTATTtgaggtcttttctggttccagtgaATTTTAggatcttttttctatttctgtagaaAATGCCATCAGGATTTTGATAGGGAGTGTTTTCAAGCCATAGGTGGCTTCAGGTAACATGAACATTAACAATAttattcttccaattcatgaacatggaATGTCCTTTCAtatctgttttaatttctttcatcagagttttatagttttgagtaTACaagtctttcacttctttggctTAGATCTTTCCTGGGTGTTTTATTCTTATAGATGTCATTGTAAATggagttgttttaattttttgaagtctGTTGTTAGTGTACagaaatgcaatttatttttctgtgttgattttgtatcctgcaactttgctcAATTCGCTTAATACTTCTAAGAtgcgtgtgtgtgcgcacgcgcgcACGCAGTCAGGATTTCctacatattagagaatattattttcaaagagatgtaattttacttctttctttcaggTTTgaaggtcttttttctttttctttggcttaATGGTTATCCAAGCGTTTAATTTCCATATGTTCattaattttcccattttccttttgttattggtttccatttttattttactgtgacaGAAAAAGATACCTggaattatttttgtcttctgaaGTCTGTTACTTgttttttacacttgatcttagccaaaaggccgagaagcgatgtgTTACTTGTTTTTTGAGTAGCATGTCATCTAGCTTGCATAATGTTCCATGTATACGCGAGATGAGTTTGTATTCCGCTGGTTGGGAGTAAAAGGTTCTGTACATACTTTTCAGGTCCATTTGGTCTATTTTTGTGTTCAACTCTGCTGTTTCATTATTggttttctgtctggatgatctgttCTTTATGGAAGGAGGGTTATTAAAGTTTCCTAAATTGTTGCATTGTTGTTGATTTCTCCCTTGAGatcaatgttttctttatatatttagatGCTCAGATTTGgggaacatatttaaaattatgttctcCAGTACAATTGGCCTTTTTAAATTATGTCATAACCTTCTTTGTATCTTGTGACAGTTGTTGACttaaaagtctattttgtcttttataagTATAGCCacttctagttttgtttttatttttctctctttcttttagatATCATTTGCATGCAGTATCTTTTCCCATCCATTCACTTTCAGCCCATGTGCCCTTAAATCTAAATTGAGCCTCTTGCAGAGAACATTCGATTGGATCTTATTTTCATTAATCAATATGGCTACTCTGTCTTTTGACTGGTGACTTTAATCTCCTTATATTTAATTATTGATAGATAAGGACTTAGTAGTGCcattttattaactattttcagttttatagttcttttgttcctctctttctgttttcttttggttttttttttttttgtagtgatatgctttgattcttttctctttatcctttTTGTACCCACTATTGGTTTCTGCCTTTAGTTACTATAAAGTTCAGATCAAACATCTTACAGTCAGAagtctatttcattttatttattttttatttttattaaatcatagctgtgtacattagtatgatcatggggcaccatacacttggttcatagatcgtttgacacattttcatcacactagttaacatagcttttgtagcattttcttagttattttgctaagacctttacattccacatttactaggattcacatataccctcgtaagatgcaccgcaggcgtaatcccattaatacccctccctccacccacctcccccctccctcccctccctttcccccttctccctattcttaggttgtaactcggttatagctttcatgtgaaggtcctacattagtttcataataaggatgagtatattgggtactttttcttccattcttcagatagtttactaagaagaatatgttccagctccatccatgtaaacatgaaagaggtaaagtctccatctttttttaaggctgcataatattccatggtgtatatataccacaatttattaatccattcgtggatcgatgggcacttggtctttttccatgacttagcaattatgaatagggctgcaataaacattctgatacaaatatctttgttatggtgtgatttttggtcttctgggtatatgcccagtagagggattacaggattgaatggcagatctatttttagatatctaagtgttctccatatctctttccaaaaggaatgtattaatttgcattcccaccagcagtgcagaagtgttcccttttctccacatccacgccaacatctctggtcttgggattttgtgatataggctagtctcactggagttagatgatatctcaaagtagttttgatttgcatttctctgatgattaaagatgatgagcattttttcatatgtctgaaggccgtgcacctgtcttcttcagagaagtttctcttcaagtcccttgcccagcctgcgatgggatcccttgttcttttcttgctactgcgtttgagttctctgtggattctggttattatacctttgttggagacataacctgcaaatatcttctcccattctgagggctgtttgcttgccttacttactgtgttcttggctgtgcagaagctttttagtttgatcaagtcccaatagtgaatttttgaagcagcttcaattgcccggggggtccttatcataaaaaactcacccaacccaatttcttcaagggttttccctgcactctcttctagtatttttatagtttcatgtcttaggtttaaatctttaatccagtgagagtctatcttagttaatggtgagaggtgtgggtccagtttcagtcttttgcagattgccagccagttcacccagcaccatttgttaaatagggaatcttttccccactgaatgtttttaattggcttctcaaagattaataacggtaagtagctggattcatctcttggttctctattctgttccagacatctacttctctgtttttgtgccaataccatgctgttttgatcactatcaatttgtagtatagtctgaggtctggtagcgtgattcctcctgctttgtttttatttttgagtaatgtcttggctattcgaggttttttctgattccatataaaacgaagtattgttttttcaagatctttaaagtatgacagtggagctttaatggggattgcgttgaaattatatattgctttgggtagtatggacattttaacaatgttgattcttcccaaccatgagcatggtatatttttccatttgttaacattatcagctatctcttttcttagagtttcatagttttccttatatagatctttcacgttctttgttagataaacttccaagtatttcatcttctttggcactactgtgaatgggat includes:
- the LOC128562769 gene encoding olfactory receptor 2AE1, with translation MWQRNETSLTDFILEGLFDDSLTHLFLFSLTMVVFLIAVSGNTLTIFLICADPWLHTPMYFLLSQLSLMDLLHVFTTIPKMASNYLSGTKSISFVGCAAQHFLYLSVGGAECLLLALMSYDRYVAICHPLRYTVLMNKKVGLIMAVMSWLGASMNSLIYTVTLMCFPFCGARKIRHFYCEFPAVVKLVCGDISVYETTVYISSILLLLLPILLVSTSYAIILHSVIHMRSAGSKRNAFATCSSHLIVVSIWFGACIFSYMRPSSQRTPLQDKVGSVFYSIITPTLNPLIYTLRNKDVAKALRRVLRRDVITR